The following DNA comes from Marichromatium purpuratum 984.
GCGGATGCGCGACTCGAAGCCAAGACGGATCAGACCGGCGGCGGCGAGGATGATGGCGTCATACTGACCACCGTCGAGCTTGGCCAGACGAGTGTTGACGTTGCCGCGCAGCGGTTCGATCTGGAGGTCGGGACGACGATCGGCAAGCTGGCACTCGCGACGCAGGCTCGAGGTGCCGACCACCGCGCCCTCGGGCAGGTCGGCGAGGCCCTCGTAGTTGTTGGAGACGAAGGCGTCGTAGGGGTTCTCGCGCTCCATGATCACCGCCAGGTGCAGCCCCTCGGGGAACTCGACCGGCACGTCCTTCATCGAGTGCACCGCGATATCGGCCGTCCCCTCGAGCATCCCCTGTTCCAGCTCCTTGACGAACAGCCCCTTGCCACCGACCTTCGACAACGGCGAGTCGAGCAGCTGGTCGCCCTTGGTGGTCATGCCCACGATCTCGACCTCGAGACCGGGGTGGAGCGACTTGAGCAGCGCCGCGGTGTGCTCGGCCTGCCACATGGCCAGGGGGGATTTGCGGGTGGCGATACGGATGCAATTCGACATGTTCGGTCCTGAGGACTAGAGCTTTGATGGATAGCGCCGTCGCCCGCCGGGCGATGCGCGGACGGCGCATGATTGTGTCACAGCGAGGCGGCTCGGCACAGTGACGCTCTCACCCTCGCGGTGCGACTGCGATGATCCCTGTCAATTGGGACGTGAACGAGTCGGCTCGGGCAACAGCTGGCGAAAGGTCTCGGGCACCGGGTCGGCCTCGGCATGCAACCAGTGCGGCCAGGCCCCGAACCCGGGGTGGGCGGGGATGGCGATCAGCGCACTCGAGCGGGTCGTGAAACCGTCGGCGCGACACTGCACCATCGCCGCCTCGGGCGCCAGACCCGCCAGCGGCTCGCGCCCGGCGAGCAGTCGCTGCCAGTCGTCCCAGTCGCCGCGCGCCGGATCCGGCGGCTCGGCATCGCGAAACCGCGACAGCTGTGCGGCGATGCGCGGATCGCCCGGATCGTCGAGTTCACCGGCGCAGAGCATGTGCAGTCCGGCCGGGATCGGCGTGACCTCGATCCTGCCATCGCCGTCATGGCGCAGCCAATGGGCCGCGCGCGGATCGGCGACGACCAGGTTGAAGGGGCGATAGGCCGCGGGATGGAGGTCGGCGAGCGCCTCGGCGGCGGCATCGGCCTCGGCGTGATCGAGCGCCTCGAGCACCAGCTCGCCACGGCTGCGCTTGCCCGGAGCCGGACCGAGACTGGCACGGCGATCGAGCACCGCCGCCGCCAGACCATGATCGTTGACCCCCAGCCAGCTGCCCTCGCCGACCAGGTCGAGTCCGGCGAACACCTCGGGACGATCCGGCCAATGCCGTGCGGGCGCACGCGCCGGGCGCGCTCGCTGCTCGTCACGGTTGGCACCGAGCAGCAGCGGCCAGTCCTCGCCGGGACGGCGCAACATCACCAGAGTACACACTCAACGGCCCTCCTTCACTTTCTGCCGGGCTCGCCGGATGCGCCGCGCGAGCACCTCGGCAAGCATCTTGAACGCCTTGCGCTGGGCCAATTGGTTGGCGCTGCGAGGCGCGCGCAACAGTTCCAGACGCGCCTGAAAGTAGGCCAGATCGGCCTCGAGACGCGCGATCTGGAGGCGGCGCCGATGCCGCGTCTGTGTCTGAGCATCGGGTTTTCGATACGCCATCTCGCACCAGGCTCCGGGCAGGGACTCGGGGTCCCGCCGTCAAAGAGTCGTGTTCACCGGCTCCGGTGATATGGTATTAGGGGGATGTGGGAAGCATCTTCCGTGAGACATGTCCGACCGGGGGCTGGCGAGGACCTCGGAGCGGGTCCCGAGACGCACAGCGCCCACGGCTTCCATGTATCACGGACCTCGGAGCGGCCTCGGCCGCGGCTGTCTGGCACCCCGCGACCCAGAACGTCACCGACCCGACGACACGCCGTGGCTGACGCGGCGGCGTGCTCGAGGCGTCGCCATTGCGGAGCCACTCAGGAACCGGCTTCGACTCAGGACCATTCTATCAAAGGCGGATCAAGACACAGCATGAGCGCAATCCTAGAACTGTTCCGGAGTTCCGGCGCGCTTTATGGAGGCAACGCGGCCTTCATCGAGGATCTCTACGAACGCTATCTGCAAGACCCCGAGAGCGTCGACCTGGCCTGGCGGGAGCGCTTCGACGCCATGCGCAAGGAGGCCGCCAACGAGGTCCCGCACGGACCGGTGCGCGAGAACTTCCTGCGTCTGGCGCAGGAGAGTCGTTCACGCGCGCGCACCCGCTCGATCGAGCACCTGGAACCGGCTGCCGCCGAGAAACAGTACGCGGTGCTCAGCCTGATCAACGGCTACCGCTACCGCGGCCATCAGGTCGCCGACCTCGACCCGATCACCCTGCGCGAGCAGCGGCGCATCGCCGATCTCGATCCTGCCTATCACAATCTCGACCAGGGCGACATGGATCAGGTGTTCCACACCGGGTCGCTCTATGCCCCCGACCGCATGCCGCTGCGCGACATCCTCGAGATGCTCGAGCAGATCTACTGCGGCACCGTCGGCTCGGAGTACATGCACATCACCAACACCCTCGAGAAACGCTGGATCCAGAAGCGTCTCGAGGGCTATCGCGCCACCCCCGAGCTCAACACCCAGGAGCGGCGCTGGCTGCTCACCCTGCTCACCGCCGCCGAGGGCATCGAGCAGTATCTGCATCAGCGCTATGTCGGCCAGAAGCGCTTCTCGCTCGAGGGCGGCGACGCGCTCATCCCGCTGCTCGACGAGCTGATCCAGCGCGCCGGGCGCAAGGGCCAGAAGGAGGTGGTCATCGGCATGGCCCACCGCGGCCGGCTCAACGTGCTCACCAACATCTTCGGCAAGCCGCCGCAGGACATCTTCGCCGAGTTCGAGGGCCGGGTGGCGATGGACTCGCGCAAGATGGCCGGCGACGTCAAATACCACATGGGCTTCGCCACCGACATCGACACCCCCGGCGGCATCGTCCACCTGGTGCTCGGCTTCAACCCCTCGCACCTGGAGATCATCAACCCGGTGATCGAGGGCTCGGTGCGCGCGCGCCAGCGCCGCCGTCGCGATCGCACCGGCGATCAGGTGCTGCCGGTACTGATCCATGGTGATGCCGCCTTCGCCGGTCAGGGCGTGGTGATGGAGACGCTGCAGCTGTCGCAGACGCGCAGCTACGCCACCGGCGGCACCGTGCACATCGTCATCAACAACCAGATCGGCTTCACCACCAGCCACCCACTCGACACCCGCTCGACGCTCTACTGCACCGATGTCGCCAAGATGGTCCAGGCGCCGGTGTTCCACGTCAACGGCGACGACCCCGAGGCGGTGATCTTCGTCACCCGCATGGCGCTCGACTTCCGCAACCAGTTCCACAAGGACGTCATCATCGATCTGGTCTGCTACCGTCGTCTCGGTCACAACGAGGCCGACGAGCCGGCAGTCACCCAGCCGATGATGTATCAGAAGATCCGTCAGCACCCCACCCCGCGCGCGGTCTATGCCGAGCGCCTGATCGGCGACAGCGTGATCGAGCGCGAGGAGGCCGAGGCCATGGTCGCCGACTACCGTGACTCCATGGAACAAGGCGCGGTGGTCGCCCGCCCGGTGCTCTGCGGGCTCGATCACGCCCACCGGGTCGACTGGCACTTCTGTCGCGACCAGCACTGGGAGCAGGATGTCGACACCGGGGTGCCGATCGAGCAGCTGCGCGCACTCGCCGAGCGTCTGCTCGCCGTCCCCGAGGGTTTCAAGCTCCACCCGCGAGTGGCCAAGCTGTGGGACGAACGGCGCAAGATGGCCCAGGGCGATCAGCTCGCCAACTGGGGTTTTGCCGAGAACCTCGCCTACGCCAGCCTGCTCGACGCCGGCACCCCGGTGCGTCTCTCCGGCCAGGACGCCGGGCGCGGCACCTTCTTCCACCGTCACGCCAAGATCCACGACCAGCACAGTGGCGAGTCCTACACCCCGCTGCAACACCTCGGCCCCAACCAGGGCGCCTTCATCGCCATCGACTCGATCCTCTCCGAGGAGGCGGTGCTCGGCTACGAGTACGGCTTCGCCACCGCCGAGCCGCACGCGTTGACGCTGTGGGAGGCGCAGTTCGGCGACTTCGCCAACGGCGCCCAGGTGGTCATCGACCAGTTCATCACCTCGGCCGAGACCAAGTGGGGACTGCTCTGTGGATTGGTGATGCTGCTCCCGCACGGGCTCGAGGGCCAGGGTGCGGAGCACTCCTCGGGCCGGCTCGAACGCTTCCTCCAGCTCTGCGCCGAACACAACATCCAGGTCTGCACCCCGACCACCCCGGCGCAGATCTTCCACCTGCTGCGCCGTCAGATCGTCCGCGACTATCGCAAGCCGCTGGTGGTGATGACCCCCAAGAGCCTGCTGCGCCATCGTCTCGCCGGCTCCTCGCTCGAGGAACTGGCCAGCGGCCAGTTCCAGCCGCTGCTGCCCGAGGTCGACACGATCGACCCGGCCGAGGTCGAGCGCGTGGTGTTCTGCAGCGGCAAGGTCTACTACGACCTGCTCGAGGCGCGTCGCGCGCGTGGCCTGGGCAATGTTGCCATCGTCCGCATCGAGCAGCTCTACCCCTTCCCCAAGCGTCAGTTCGCCGAGGTGATCGAGACCTACGCGCATACCGAAGAGATCGTCTGGTGTCAGGAGGAGCCGCAGAACCAGGGCGCCTGGGACCAGATCAAGCACCGCTTCCACTGTCTGATCCAGGACGGCAAGCGCCCCTACTACGTGGGACGCCCGGCCTCCGCCGCCCCCGCGGTCGGCCATCGCGCGGCCCATGTCGAGCAGCACGAGCGCCTGATCGACGAGGCGCTGAGCGGTCGTTTCAACCCGAGCATGAACAGAAGGATCCCGCCACAATGAGTGAAGTCCGCGTACCCGCCCTCCCCGAGTCCGTCGCCGACGCCACTGTGCTGACCTGGCACAAGCAGCCCGGCGAGCGCGTCTCACGGGCAGAGACCCTGGTCGACCTGGAGACCGACAAGGTGGTGCTCGAGGTCCCGGCGCCGGCGGACGGCGTCCTGGGCGAGATCAAGGCCAAGGAGGGTGAGCTGGTCACCTTCGACACCGTCCTCGCAGTGATCGCCGAAGGCGCCGCACCGAGCGCGCCGGCAGCCCCCAAGACGGCGCCGGCCAAGTCGGCCCCAGCGGCGCCGACTCGCCAGACGCCTCCGGCCGCCGCGCCGGAGCCGGCGCCCGCGCACGAGCCGATCATCACCCCGGCGGCGCGCCGACTGGTCAAGGAGATGGCGCTCGACCCCAGCCAGATCCACGGCAGCGGCAAGGACGGCCGGGTGCAGAAGGCCGATGTCATCGCCTTCCTCGACGAGCGCGAGCGCCAGGCCCCGGAGGCCACCGACGAGCACCTGCTCGAGCAGCAGGCGCCGGCCTCGCCGAGCCTCACCGGCGAGGCCGGACGTCCCGAGCAACGCGTGCCAATGACCCGACTGCGCGCGCGCATCGCCGAGCGGCTGCTCGAGGCGCAGCGCAACGCCGCCATGCTGACCACCTTCAACGAGGTCAACCTGTCGGCGCTGATGACCCTGCGCAAGCGCTACAAGGACCGCTTCGAGGAGCAGCACGGAGTGCGGCTCGGGCTGATGTCGTTCTTCGTCAAGGCCACGGTCGAAGCGCTCAAGCGCTACCCGGTGCTCAACGCCACCGTCGACGGCGAGGACATCCTCTACCACGGCTATTACGACATCGGTATCGCGGTCAGCTCGCCGCGCGGTCTGGTGGTGCCGATCCTGCGCAACTGCGACCAGCTCACCATGGCCGACATCGAGGGCGGCATCGCCGAGTTCGCCACCAAGGCCGAGAGCGGCTCGTTGAGCTACGAGGAGCTGACCGGCGGCACCTTCTCGATCACCAACGGTGGGGTGTTCGGCTCGATGCTCTCGACGCCGATCCTCAATCCGCCGCAGAGCGGCATCCTCGGCATGCACAAGATCCAGGAGCGCCCGGTGGTGGAGAACGGCGAGATCGTCATCGCGCCGATGATGTATCTGGCCCTCACCTACGACCACCGCATCATCGACGGCCGCGAGGCGGTGCAGTTCCTGGTCGCGATCAAGGAGCTGCTCGAGGACCCGGCCTTGCTGTTGCTCGGGGTCTGACCCCAAAGCGCGCCCAGCACCGGGCGCGCAATCACGTCACTGCACGCCCCCCGCCCCGAGGGGGCGCGCTACTCCTCCAGCTCCCGTCCCCAGCGCTCGAGCAGATCGTGCTCGACACCGAGATGATCGAGCACCCGCGCCACCATGAAGTCGACCAGCGCCTCGACGCGCTGCGGACGGTGATAGAAACCGGGGCTGGCGGGCATGATCACCACCCCGTTGCGCGACAGGCTGAGCATGTTCTCCAGGTGGATGCTGGTATAGGGCGTCTCGCGCACCACCAGGATCAGCTTGCGCCGCTCCTTCATCGCGACATCGGCGGCGCGGTCGATCAGACAGTTGGAGATGCCGGCGGCGAGATTGGCGAGGGTCCCCGTGGTGCAAGGACAGACCACCATCGCATCGGGCGGGTTGGAACCGCTGGCCACCGGCGCCGTCCACTGCTGACGACCGAACACCCGCAGCTGACCGACCTCGGCATCGAAGCGATCGCTGAAGAAGCGCTCGGCCTCGGCCGGTCGCGAGGGCACCTCCAGCCCCAGCTCCATCTGCAGCACCACCTGTGCCGCCTGCGAGACCATCACATAGACGCGCATCCCGGCGCCGACCAGGGTCTCGATCAGACGCAGCCCGTACTGCGCCCCCGAGGCACCGGTCAGCGCCACCGCGACGGTCTGCGGCCATTGGCTCGGAACATGGGTCATCGATGCATCTTCCCGTGATTGACTGAGTGGTTGCCGTGCGCTGGAAGTGGTCACGACGCGCGGGCACGCCCGAGGGCATCGAGCAGACGCTGGTGGATCCCACCGAAACCGCCGTTGCTCATCACCAGCACCTGATCGCCGGGGCGCGCCTCGGCACCCACTCGCGCGACGATCGCCGCGACCGAATCGAGTACCGCGCCGCGCTCGCCGAGCCCGGCGAAGACCGCGCCGGCGTCCCAGCCGAGATCGGCCGGGGCGTGCACATAGACGCGATCGGCGGCGGCCAGCGAGTCGACCAGGGCGGCGTTGTGCACCCCCAGGCGCATGGTGTTGGAGCGCGGTTCGAGCACCGCGAGGATGCGCGCCGCGCCGACCTGCTGGCGCAACCCGTCGAGGGTGGTGGCGATCGCCGTCGGGTGATGGGCGAAGTCGTCGAACACCCGCACCCCGCCGACCTCGCCGCGCAGCTCCATGCGCCGCTTCACCCCGCCGAAGCGGCTCAGCGCCGCCAGCGCCTGCGCCGGGACCACCCCGGCGTGACGCGCCGCAGCGATCACCGCCAGGGCGTTGTCGACGTTGTGCCGACCGGTCAGCGCCCAGTCGACCTCGCCGACCGGCTGCCCGTGATGGAACACGCCGAAGCGCGAACCGTCGGCCGCGAGCAGCTCGGCGCGCCACTCGCCGTCGCCGCCGAAGCGCGCGGTCGGTGTCCAGCAGCCCATCCCCAGCACCGTCTCGAGCGCGGCGTCGCCGTCCGGGCGGAGGATCAGGCCGGTGCCGGGTACGGTGCGCACCAGATGGTGGAACTGACGCTGGATCTGCCCGAGATCGTCGAAGATGTCGGCATGATCGAACTCGAGATTGTTGAGGATCAGGGTACGCGGTCCGTAGTGGACGAACTTCGAGCGCTTGTCGAAGAAGGCAGTGTCGTACTCATCGGCCTCGACGACGAAGAAGGGCGACTCACCGAGTTGCGCCGAGACGTCGAAGTCGCGCGGCACCCCACCGATGAGGAACCCCGGAGCGAGCCCCGCCTCCTCCAACACCCAGGCGAGCATGCTCGCGGTGGTGGTCTTGCCGTGGGTGCCGGCCACCGCCAGCACCCAGCGTTCGCGCAGCAGGTGCTCGCGCAGCCACTCGGGGCCGGAGCAGTAAGGCAAGCCACGATCGAGCATCGCCTCCACCGCGGGGATGCCGCGCCGCATCGCGTTGCCGACCACCACCACGTCGGGGGCGGGATCGAGGTGCGCGGCGTCATAGCCCTCCATCAGCTCGATCCCGGCCGCCTCGAGCTGGGTGCTCATCGGCGGATAGACATTGGCATCGGAGCCGGTCACCCGGTGACCGAGGGCGCGCGCGAGCTGCGCCACCCCGCCCATGAAGGTGCCGCAGATACCGAGGATGTGCAGATGCATGCGAGACGATTCTCCCGAACGACGAGGACGCGGGCCGCGCCGGCCCGCACGAGGATTCAGCGGTAACGGCGCTCAGCCGCCGCCGAACAGCGCGCCGATCAGCGCCACCGCGAACAGCTCGAAGGCCAGCGCGACGGCCACCCCCTGACCGAGGCCGATGACGAAGGCGTGGCGCAGGATGTGCCCGGTCACCACCAGGCTCCACACCACCAGGGCGAGGAACAGCAGGGCGCCGAGCGCGGCCAGCTCGGTCTCGCGACCATCGGTCGGCTGCAACCCCAGTGGCACCAGCGCGAGCAACCCGAGCAACGCGCCGGTACCGAGCAGCGCAGTCGCCGTCTGCAGGAAACGTCGGGGATGGCGCATCGTGCTCAACGCGACATAGAGCACGGCCAGGGTCAGCGCGATCTCGGCCAGCGCCTGCAGCAGACTCGGCCACCAGGCGATCCCCGCCGAGACTCCCACCAGCACTCCGGCCAACAGATCGGCCAGCAACACGACAACGAACAAGGCTTCCGAGGCCGGGAGCTGCTGCGGCGTGCGACGCAGCCAGCACAGCTCGGCGAAGAACATGATTAGGGCCTGCACGACGATCACCTGCAGCGGGACATGGCGCCAATGATAACCGCCGGGACCACGCCCATCGCAAGTTCAGGCCACAGGAATCAAACCGCAAAGACGCCAAGGTCGCGAAGGAGAGAAGAGCCTTCAGCCGCCAATAGCTGCCTGCCCTCGAGCACCGGCGCCGGAAACACACGCTCACCGCTAGCCGACAACTGATGGAAATTGGCACGATCTTCGAGGTCGCCCACCCACTGGCGACAGGAAGCTGATCGCTGGCTGCTCGATCCCCTTTGCGCCCTTCGTGTCTTCGCGGTTCAATCCTGGCGGCTCAACGCCGCGCCAGCGCGATGCCGAGGACGAGCATCAGCGCGGCGAGGACGACGACCGAGGCGTTGCCGAGGCGCGCGAAGGGGGTGGCGCCGACGCGCGGCTGGATCTCGGCGCTGGCGCCACCGCGCACGAAGGCCGGGACGCGCTCGATCACCCGGCCCCGATGGTCGATGATCGCCGAGATCCCGGTATTGGTCGCGCGCAGCAGGTCGCGCCCGCTCTCGAGGGCGCGGGCGCGGGCGATCTGCAGATGTTGATGAGGCGCGAGCGAGTCGCCGAACCAGGCGTCGTTGCTGACGTTGATCAGATAGCGCGCCTCGGGCAGCGCCTCGATCAGCTCGGCGCCGAAGGCATCTTCGTAGCAGATCGAGGCACCGACCGGATGGGCACCGACCTGGAGCAGCGGGCGCGCCGCCTCGCCGCGACTGAAGTCCGACATCGGCACCTCGAACCAGGCGATCAGCGGCCCCAGCCAGGCCTTGAACGGCAGGAACTCGCCAAAGGGCACCAGATTTCGCTTGAAGTAGCGATCCTCGACGCTACCGATGGCGAGCAACGCGTTGTAGTAACGACCACCGCCGGGTTCGCGCACCGGGACGCCGAGCACGATCTCGGTGCCGGTCTCTCTCGCGCGCGCGGCCAGCGGGTCGATCAGGGGCGCGCGCAACACATCGAGAAAATCGGGCAGCGCGGTCTCCGGCCACACCACCACGTCGGCGTCGAGATGATCGCGGGTGAGTTCGAGATAGGCGCGCACCGTCGCCGGTCCCGTCTCCGGGTTCCACTTGATCGCCTGCGGGATGTTGGCCTGGACCACGCTCGCGCGCAGCGGCGCGCCCTCGGGCTGGGTCCAGTCGAGCTGCGCCAGCGTCCAGCCACCGCCCCAGAGCGCGACCAACGCCGTCAGCGCCAGCGCCCGCCCCCGGCCCCGCGCACGCCGCACCGACCACCACAGCAGTCCGGCCGAGAGCGCCACCACCAGCGAGGCGCCATGGACGCCGACGAGCGGCAGCCAACCGGCCAGTGGTCCGTCGATCTGCCCGTAGCCGAGCGCGAGCCAGGGGAAGCCGGTGAACAGCCAACCGCGCAGCCATTCGAGCAGCACATAGAGCGCCGGGAAGCAGAGCAGCGCGCCCACCCGGCCCGGCCCGGCGGCCAGTCGTCGCAATGCCCAGCCGAGTACGCCGTAGTAGAGCGCCATCGCGGCGACGAAGACCAGGGTCAGCAGATGCGCCACCGGCGTCGGCATGTTGCCGAACTCGTTGAGGCTGATGCGGATCCAGAACACCCCGAACCCCATCAGTCCGACGCCGAACAGCCAGCCGCGCCAGAAACCGGCGCGCGGCGTCGCCCCCTCCAGCGCCAGCAGCAGCAGCGCCAGGGCGAGCACCGCGAGCGGAAAGCCCCCGAAGGGCGCGAAGCTCGGCACCGCCAGGGCACCGGCGAGGAAGGCGATCAGGGCTGACCTGCGCGAGGGCGGGAGAACTGACGACAGAGACATGGCGGTCGATCCGATGACAGCGGCAGACCGGGCGGGTTCTATCAGCCCCCTCCGACCCGGTCAACCGTCAGTCACGCCCACCACCGTTGCGACAGCGCGCAATATCGACCTGCATGGGACCGAACGCAGCGGGCACGCAGCGGCTCTCGACCTGATCGAAACCGGCGGCGAACAGCGCCTCGACCAGAACGCCGCGATCGAACGACAGGTCCTGTCCGCGCAACGCCGGCAGCAGCCGCCCGACGACGTGCGCCTCGGGCGCGGTGCGCGCGCCTTCCAGCCCCTCGTGATAACTGACGAAGACCCCGCCGGGTGCCAGCGATCGCCGCACCCGACGCAGCAACGTGACCACATCGGGCGCGGCATAGTAGAGGGTCATGGCGCTCCACACGAGATCATGGCCCTCACCCAGCGCGTCGTGGTTGTAGTCGCCACCACGGGTCTCGACCCGCGCCGCCGCCGCACCCGCCTCGGCCAGCGCGGCGCTGATATGAGGGATGTTCCCGGGCAGATCGAACAGGGTCACCCGCAACCGCTCGGCACGCTCGGCCAGCGCCAGCCCCAACACCTCGGAGCCGGCCCCCAGGTCGAGCACCCGGCGCAGACGCGGCCACTCCGGCAACGCGGTGATCACCGCCAGCATCTCCTCGGCCCCGAGGGCACGATGGAAGGCACGCAGTCCGGCCACGCCACGCGCCCAATAGTCCGGGTCGGTCAGATCGGGCATCGCCGTGTCCGCCGGCGCGGCACCGGCGCGCAACAGCGCCGCCAGCCGATCGAGCCCTTGGTGGCGCAGTCGCGCCATGCCGAGCAGCATGGCGCGCATGCAGCGCGGCGAGGCATCGTGCAGATAGGGCGCGCTCGCCGTCGTCAGCGCATAGCGCCCGCCCGCCTTGTCGAGCAGTCCCATGGCGCACAGCGCATCGAGCACCAACGTGACGCGGGTCGGGTCGAGCCCCAGCTCGGTGGCCAGCGCGGCGCCATCGCGCGGGCTCTCGAGCCGCGCGAACAGCCCCAGCTCGAACCCGCAGGCGACCAGCTGCCAACGGATCGGTCCCTGCAGCAGATCGCAGAGCATGGCGGCGACGGCGGATGACGACATCGATCGTGAATCCTTCATGTCGCTCACCAAGCCATGCCGACGCGCAACCCGATGGTGCGCGGCTCGCCGTCCTCGACCAGCACGCCGCGCGGCACCGCGAGCGCACGCTCGTAGACCGCCTCGTCGAACAGGTTACGGCCCCAGAGCGCGATCGAGAGGTCCTTCCAGCGATAGCCGATCTCGGCATCGACCCGCAGCGCCGCGTCCTGGCGAACCTGGTTACGGACATCGAAATAATAGGGGCCGGAGCCGCGTGTCCGCAGCTCGGCGAACACCCCGTCG
Coding sequences within:
- a CDS encoding class I SAM-dependent methyltransferase — translated: MSSSAVAAMLCDLLQGPIRWQLVACGFELGLFARLESPRDGAALATELGLDPTRVTLVLDALCAMGLLDKAGGRYALTTASAPYLHDASPRCMRAMLLGMARLRHQGLDRLAALLRAGAAPADTAMPDLTDPDYWARGVAGLRAFHRALGAEEMLAVITALPEWPRLRRVLDLGAGSEVLGLALAERAERLRVTLFDLPGNIPHISAALAEAGAAAARVETRGGDYNHDALGEGHDLVWSAMTLYYAAPDVVTLLRRVRRSLAPGGVFVSYHEGLEGARTAPEAHVVGRLLPALRGQDLSFDRGVLVEALFAAGFDQVESRCVPAAFGPMQVDIARCRNGGGRD